The DNA segment GAATAATGCTTTTATCCTTTCGAAGTGCATCGAATTCCATGATTGATTCCATGACCTTTCCAGTTCCGGTCAATGCGAATTCCTTGAGTCCTGACTTGGCTTCCTCATGATAATGAAGGGGAGCTATGAGATCATGAATCTCGCTTCCGATGGCCTCTTCATTGGACCAGCCGAACATGGTCTCCGCAGCAGGGCTCCAGAAGAGGACAATACCCTTGGCGTCCACCATAACCAGTGAATCATAGGAAGCCTCTGCCATGGCCTTGATTTTGGCCTGTTCGTTTCGGAGTTTCTCACGAGCCACTGCGCGTTCCGTAACATCAAGGATCGTTCCCGTGGTGCGTATAAGTTTCCCGGCAGTATCGTATTCTCCTTTTCCTTGCCCATGAATGACCCGTATTTCCTTGTTGGGACGAACTATTTTGTGCTCGCGCGAATACGGTTCCTGGTTGAGTATTGCATCATGGAATTCCTTTTCGACCGTTTCTCTGTCAATCGGGTGGACCATGGAAAAAAACTCTTCGGTTACGGGAGTGACATCCTCTTTGGCGACTCCCAGTATTCGATAGACCTCATCGGACCACCATAAACGATCTGTCCTGACATCCAATTCCCAGCTTCCAAGACGTGCTATGGCTTGTGCTTCATTCAGGCTTTTCCGTGTTCGTTGTATTTCGTGGTTCTTTTTCATCCCCTTGTAGGTGAGAACCAGGGTGATCGCTGTAAATGAGGCAAGTAAAAGCCGGGAATACGGCGAGATAGGACTGGATGTAATCCAACCCTCTTTGGGAACGGCTGCTATGATCCAACTTCCGGACGGAAGATTGACAGACATCTTTATCGATTCGGACTCCGGTGAAAAGAGCGTTCCCCGCCCTTTGAAGATTTCGCCATGCTCACCTTGCCCATCAACTCCACGAAGAGCTATGTCCAGGTCTTTCAGCCCGGAAAAATTCACTCTTTCAAAAAGTTGATCTGCATCAATGACAGCAGAAACTATCCCCCAGAACTTTTCTTTCGTGCCCTCTCGAACGACTACCGGTGCCCTTCCTATAAGGCCCGTCCCGCCCTGGATGAGAGAGAGTGGTCCGGCTACGAGCATTTTCCCAGAGTCTCGTACGTGTTTGACCTGAGGCCACTGCTTGGGAAGGGTCCGGTAATCAACTCCGATGATTTTTTCATTACCTTTAATGGGATAGACAAAAGACATGATCAAATCTGGAGCTGCTCCGATATTTTTCAAGAGTGTTTTTGAGTGAAGAGCCCCGTATGCATACTGGGTGAATTTTTTCTGGTCGATATCCGGAGTGACGGAAATGAAGTCAGCAACACCATGGATGGTCGTCAGATTGTCGACGATTTCTTTTTCTATGTTTGCCCTGAGTGTCGCTATTTGCAGAGAGACGGCGACTCGCTGTTCATTTCTGTTTTTATGGGCAAGTTGCAGCTCAATGACATCCTCCAGCGCAAGTGCAGCTATGATTATCAGGGCTGCGATGAATGAAAATGATTTCAGCATGACAATAGATCCTCTGGGTAACTTGCAGTCAATTATAGGTCATGACCAACTCACATAAAAGACAATGTCCATGATTATGCGTTAAGACAAAACGAAGAGGGTATATTTTGTCATCTGTCGATACATGACCGTCACTGGCAAGACCTTCTCTGCATTATGGTGTTCTCCCGGAATGTTCTCTTTTGAAATAAATCTCTAAAATTCTCATCGCGACTGAAAAAGGAAGTCGAGCTGATGGAAATGATCAGCTTCTTGGAGTTGTTGATTCATTTATGGCTAAAAACGCTCAAAGGTATCATCGTCCATATCGTTCATTCCCATATCCATTTCTATTCCCAGTGGCTGAGGTTGCGCAGGAGCTGTGGCGGAATGCGAAGGCGGTGCTTTTGTCGTTTCTTTTTGGGGCAAAGTGGTATGGCGGATATGGAAAAAGCCTATTGCCTGTTCAAGTTGCATGGCTTGGGAGGAGAGTTCTTCCGCCGTGGAGGCAATTTCTTCGGATGATCCCGCATTGGCTTGGACAACGTTGTCCAGTTGCTGCAACGCGGTATTGATTTCTGTCGCACCGACATTCTGTTCGTTGCTGGCAGCAGTTATTTCCTGAACCAACTCTGCTGTTTGTTCAATGTTGGGGACTATGGTGGCCAGCATGCCTCCTGCCTTCTTCGCAACATCAACACTTGAAGCGGACAACTCGCCAATCTCCGCAGCTGCCGATCCACTTCGCTCGGCGAGCTTTCGGACCTCTGCGGCCACAACGGCAAAGCCTTTCCCTTGCTCGCCTGCACGGGCTGCTTCAATAGCCGCATTGAGAGCAAGGAGATTGGTTTGTCGCGCTATTTCTTCAATAATTGATATCTTTTCGGCGATAAGCCTCATTGCTTCCACTGTTTGTTTGACGGCTTCCCCTCCACGCTTCCCTTCGCTGGCTGTTTTTCTGGCGATATCTTCTGTCTTACTTGAACTTTCCGTGTTTTGGCTAATACTGGAGGACATTTCCTCCATGGCGCTCGAGACCTCTTCCACTGCCGAGGCTTGTTGCGTTGCTCCATGACTCAGTGTTTCTGAAGAACTTGCCAATTCTTCACTCCCGGCGGCAACGCTTCCGGCTGCATCCTGAACATCCCGAACAATGCTATTGAGCTTGTCGATCATGTGATTCATGGATCGACTCATCTGTCCGATTTCATCGTTGCGTTCAACATCAATAGTGACAGTCAGATCGCCTTTGGCAAGAGCTTCAGCCACATCTGCACTCTTTTTCATGGCAACGCTGACTCTTGTCGAGACGATAAAAGTGAGGATCAGGGAGATGACAATAAAGAAAAGGGCCACAATGACATAGATGATCACGGTTTTGTTGATCGTATCGCCGAAATCGGCGACCTCTTTTTCTATGCGCATGAACTCGAGTTCACCCAGCCTGTCAATGGAACTTCTCATCTTTTCAAAATGCTCTGTCCCTTCGGTCAGAGCTTGGAGTTTCATCAAGTTATTCTCAAGGTTGGCCTGGGTCAACGAGACTGCAGCCTTGCTGTGTGTTTCCCAGCCGGAAAAAAGTTCGTTGAAATCGGTCTTGAGCGCCTCAGCATCATTGCCGACGAGGTCCGCTCCTTGATTGACTCTGGATTTGGTCTGTCCAACATTCTCGACCCATGTCTTGGCCAAATCATGAATTTTATCAGGATCGGAGAGTTTGGTTATCAGTAGTTGAGCGACGTACGCCTGATAGGCGTCTCTGTCCGCATTCAGGACTTTGGAAAGGGCGGTTTCAAGTCTTCGCCTTTGGGTCGGATCAATCTCTGTTGCGGCAAGCTTATTGTCGATGATCTGACCCAGTTTATCGATGATATCCCGCATGGAATCGAAAGAAGCCAAAGCCTGTTTCTCTTCTTCATCACGTTGAAGATTGCCTGCCAAGGTCTTCTGAGCCAGATCAAAAAGTGTTGTGTTACTTTGTTTCCATTGGGCATAGTTGCTTTTGAATTCATTCAAAGAACCCAGCATGTTCGGAGTAAAATTTTTGGAAGGTCCAATAATTCTATCCCATGTTTGCTGTGTGTTTTCCTTATTGGATTCATTTGCAGCCTGGAGTGCTTCGGCAGAGGTTACTTTGATAGAGTTGGTCGCGGCGGCCTCTGCCTGATAGGCATCCCTATCCGCATCAATCATGGTTGCCCGGTCTACGTTCAAAGTGTTTGTTTCGATCATGTGCCCGTTTATGATATAGAAGCTCGTCAATCCTTCAGCCAGGATGATGACAATGGCCGAGATAGGCAGACAGACCATCAAGAGAAGTTTCAGTCGAATACTCACGATGCCTCCTAGAGCAATAATTTCAAGTAGTGCCACGATACACTCGGCGCACCTGATGACAATGATAATGTTTAAGCGAAGAGCAAAGAAAGGTGAAAAAAAGGACTGTTTGTGGGCGCAGGAGGAAAATTTCCATTCTTCAGCGAAGAATGGAGTGAGAAAGGACTGTGTTCGGAAAGCGGTTGTGCGGGAAGAGCGCGTCTGAAAACATCTCTCAGAAAAAAGGCTTTCTCAAAAAAGAAGAAAGGCCTCATGGCGGTGATTGAGGCCTTTCGGGGGGATTCCCAGCGAAATACGCCGGGAAAGAATGTTCATCGATTCCCTCTATGCCTTGCATTTTCTGGAATCACAATAGGGAAATTTCCTGATCCCGCTCGATATATCGGGATATTTCCCCAGGAAAAGGCGTATTGAGGCCCTTAAATATAAAAAGTAATATTTCAGGTGTGTTGGGTCTGAAAAAAATATTCTGCGGAGAAGGTGCGTGCTGGTACTGTTTTGGTCGGGGGGGGCACTGCTTCTTTGCTTTGAGCAGGCTCAGTTGCTGAGGCTGGGAGTTGAGTGTCTCTGCGCGAAAAGGATTTGTACTGAGAAAGACTTTTGATTGAGCAGTCTTTAGGAGTCGCTTTTATCAATGCCACGAGTGGCGAATTGAAAAAAATACCCAAGGGGACAGGACTGCTCTCTTCTGCTCAATCAAAAGCGCGTTCTCCTCACCGTGTTTCCGAAGGGGAGAGCGTCTTTTTCTCAATTAATTCTCAGGAGATTCAAACGGATCATGCCTCTGGCGATGCTAGGCGTCATTCAAGAGTTTTTTTGCAATGTCAAGATCGTAGAGGGCCAGGGGATTGCGGCCGGTTTCACGTTCTTTGTACATTGCGGCAGCCTGTTGGATGGCTGGATAGGGAACCCATTGATGTTTTTCCCAGATGACTGGTTCAGAGGGATTATAGAGGCGGAATTCTATGGTACCGTTGTTTTCTCGAACGTACATATGTACTTCGGGGTGTTGCAGGGACGGAGTATAGTAGGTGCCACGTTCATCTTTCATTCTTTATCTCCCTGGGCAAATCCGAATCGGATCGAGTCGCCCACTTCATATACATTGATATTCATTGTCCGAAGCAAAACCCGCAATGGTCTGCCAAAAAGAAAGTCTGTTGTGTCTGCTGCCATGCCACTTTTTTCCGTCACCAGTCGGCGAAGTTCGCGGTCGAAGAGCACCATCTCCATGAGATCGGCTCCGGCTGGCGCATTGCCCTCACGCGCTTTTTTTGCCGTCTCTTCCATGAGCAGGGGATTACATTTGGCATTATGCTCTTCGATAAGTTCCAGAAGCGGATGTCCTTTTGGCAGGAGATCCGATCGGGTCAGCCTCTCCTTGTCATATATGGCGGCAAGGGGGGCTGTATCACGGCAAAAAAGTTCTTCGCACTCAATCGGTCGGGTGTCGTACATGCCGCATGCCCGTCCTTCTGGACTGTAAAAGGTGCAGGTCCATTTGCCGTCGCGCCCTTTGATCTTGAGTATTTCCTCTGTCAATGGGAGGACGTTCTCAGCTATTTGGTCATAGGCACGCTCTCCGGGCCTGAGGGTCACTATGTCGGCAAGCGGGATAGTGCCATCTTCTATGAGAGGCAAATCCTGGGCATGCAAAGCCGGTCCCCCATTGCGGCAACAGTCTCCGCAACGTCGGCATCCTGTGGTGTTATCATTTGAATTTTGCAAGTTTGTGTTGCTCCTCAAATCCTTTTCGGGTATCGATTATTTCGGTCCATAACCTGCTGCCAAGGACCGATACTCTGCCTAGGCTGCAATGGCAAGTCAAAGCATGGTCGAATAGAACTGGTCGCAGGGCGGGCGTTGGGCCTGCAAGGTGAGGATTGGCAATGCTTTTTGGGCAATTACCGGTTGACAGAAAACCGGAGTGTCCAGTACATTGACGACCCTGCATACCTTGTGAATAGTGGCGCAAATGTCCTGTTCAACGCATAAATGCGTAATGTAGCAAAGGTGTCCGGGCTCCGGGATTATATCCTGTTGCAGGCCCGGATTATAATGGTTGATGGCAACATCTTAATCAAACAATGGAGGTTAAGGGAATGGCGAAACACAAAACTCCTCTGTTGGATCAGCTGGAAAGCGGCCCGTGGCCCAGCTTTGTATCCGACATCAAGTGGGAGGCTGAAAACCGAGCCAAGAATGAAAAAGGTCTTGACTACCAGGTAGCAGTTGACTGCCCTGAAGATCTGCTCGGCGTTCTTGAAATGTCTTACACCGATGGTGAGACTCACTGGAAACACGGCGGCATCGTCGGTGTCTTCGGTTACGGCGGCGGCGTTATTGGCCGTTACTGTGACCAGCCCGAAATGTTCCCCGGCGTGGCTCACTTCCACACTGTTCGCGTGGCTCAGCCCATGGGCATGTGGTACAAGACCGACTTCCTGCGCTCCTTGATGGACATCTGGGACCTGCGCGGTTCCGGTCTGACCAACATGCACGGCGCCACCGGTGACGTTGTCCTGCTTGGTACATCCACCCCGCAGCTCGAAGAAATCTTCTGGGAACTGACCCACAATCTGGACGCCGACCTCGGTGGTTCCGGCTCCAACCTGCGTACTCCTGCTTCCTGCATGGGTATGTCTCGTTGCGAGTATGCTTGTTACGATGCTCAGGAGCTTTGCTACAACCTGACCATGGAATACCAGGATGAGCTGCACCGTCCTGCATTCCCGTACAAGTTCAAATTCAAGTTTGATGGTTGCCCCAACGGTTGTGTCGCATCCATCGCTCGTTCCGACATGGCCTTTATTGGTACCTTCAAGGGTGCTATCAAGATCGATCAGGAAGTTGTTGCAGCTTATGTTGGTGGCGAAATCGCTCCTAACGCAGGTGCTCATGCCGGTCGTGACTGGGGTGCTTTCGACATCAAGAAAGAAGTTGTCGACCTGTGCCCGTCCCAGTGCCTGTCCTACGAGGACGGAAAACTGGTCATGGATCACAAAGAATGTGTCCGTTGCATGCACTGCATCAACACCATGCCTCAGGCCCTGAAGATTGGTGATGAGCGTGGGCTCTCCATCTTGTGCGGCGCTAAAGCTCCGATCCTCGACGGTCCCCAGATGGGTTCCCTGCTCGTTCCCTTCATCGAAGCCGATAAGGATGACGATTTCCAGGCCATCAAGGACATCATTGAAAACGTTTGGGACTGGTGGATGGACGAAGGTAAGAACCGTGAGCGTATCGGTGAAACCATGAAGCGTCTGGGCTTTGCTGCCCTGGCTGATGCCGCTGGCATCGCCGCTGATCCCCGCCACGTTCAGGAACCCCGCCACAACCCCTACATCTTCTGGAAAGCTGATGATGTTAAGGGTGGTTGGGACCGTGATCTTGCTGCTTTCCGTGAACGCCACCAGCGCTAAATATTGGAGGAAAATAACATGGCTTTCATTTCTTCCGGATACAATCCAAGCAAACCGATGGAAGGTCGCATCTCCGACATCGGTCCTCGCCACTTCAGCGAGTTCCTGCCCCCGGTCATTGCGAAAAACTTCGGTAAGTGGGAATACCACGAGATCCTCGAGCCGGGCGTTCTGTGCCACACAGCAGAATCCGGCGACAAGGCATACACCGTTCGTTGCGGTTCCGCCCGTTTGGTCTCCGTTTCCTACGTTCGTGAACTGTGTGATATCGCCGACAAATTCTGCGGCGGACATCTCCGTTTCACCACTCGTAACAACGTCGAATTCATCCTCGACGACAAACAGGCTGCCCTGGACCTGAAGGCATACCTCAACAGCCAGAAGTTTGAGGGTGGTTCTTACAAGTTCCCGGTCGGCGGTACCGGCGCTGGTGTGACCAATATTGTTCACACTCAGGGTTGGGTCCACTGCCACACTCCCGCAACTGACGCTTCCGGTACTGTCAAGGTCACCATGGATGCTGTCTTCGACCAGTTCCAGGACATGAAGCTGCCCGCTCCTGTGCGCATCTCCATGGCTTGCTGCCTGAACATGTGCGGCGCTGTTCACTGCTCTGACATCGCAATTCTCGGTGTTCACCGCAAACCGCCCCTCATTGACCACGAGTACCTGGACAACCTTTGTGAAATTCCTTTGGCCGTTGCTGCCTGCCCCACCGGCGCAGTCCGCCCGACCAAAGTCGAGCTTGAAGGCAAGACCTACAAGACCGTTGCTATTAAGGAAGAGCGCTGCATGTTCTGTGGTAACTGCTACACCATGTGCCCCTCCCTGCCTCTGTCTGATGGTGAAGGCGACGGAATCGCGATCATGGTTGGTGGAAAGATCTCCAACCGTATCACCAAACCTTCCTTCTCCAAGGTCGTTGTGCCTTTCGTCCCGAACGAACCGCCCCGTTGGCCTACAATGACCAAGGTCATCAAGAAGATCCTGGAAGTGTACGCTGAAGAGGCCAATAAATACGAACGCCTGGGCGACTGGGCCAACCGTATTGGCTGGGAACGTTTCTTCGAGAAGTGCGAGCTGGAATTCTCCGCTCACCTGATCGATGATTTCCGTGATCCGGCTTACTACACCTGGCGTCAGACCACTCAGTTCAAGTGGTAAGATAATAAGTTCAGGGGTACGGCATTGAGCCGTACCCCGACTTTTTAAAAGAAGGAGTCCATCATGGCACTCGATCCTGAAGCTGCAAAAGCTGAAATTATTGCTTTTTGTGAGTCGAAGTCTAAGAACAAATCCAAGTTCTACTTCAATGACTTCTCGAAGCTTTTCCCTGATGAGAAGACTCGTGCAGTCAAAAAGCTCCTGACCCAGTTGGTTCAGGAAGAAAAAATGGTGTTCTGGTCCTCTGGGTCCACCACCATGTACGGCCTGGCCGGTGCCGGCAAGCAGGCTGCTTCCGAAGGCGAAGACTAGATCTTTCGCCCATTCGGGAATTCAGGCCTTGCCCGTCATAGAGCCGGGCAAGGCTTTTCTTGATTCTGGAGCCGGATACAGGCAGTCTCTTTCCGGAAGAGTCCCAATTCGGCAAAAAAAGCAATCGCGAAACGGAATTTCCCTCCACTTTTCTTGATTTCACCCCGTTTCGACTGGTCTTATCAGGCCGTTACTTCAGGCATAAATCACGTGTCATATTCAACTCCACGATTCATCCTCGCCGGGCTTTCCGGTGGCACAGGTAAGACAATTGTCTCCCTCGGTCTCGCACGCGCTTTCACCCGCCGTGGTTTGAAAGTCGCCCCATTTAAAAAGGGACCGGATTATATTGATGCCAAATGGCTCGGGCTGGCAGCGGGCTGTGCGTGTTCGAATCTCGATCCATATTTTCATACAGATGCAATCCTGCATTCTCTGCTTTGGCATAAGGCAGAAGGACGGGATATTTCTCTCATAGAAGGGAACCGTGGTCTTTTTGACGGAAAAGATGAGCGAGGCTCCTGTTCGACGGCAGAGCTGGCTCGGATGTTGGAGACCCCGGTCATTCTGACCATTGATTGCACCAAGATGACACGCACGGTTGCCGCTATTGTCCAGGGATGTGTCGGATTTGAATCCGGTATGCAGTTGGCCGGTGTCATCCTCAATCGAACTGCGGGAGAGCGCCATCGTTCCATTTTATCAAAAAGTATAGAAACTCATACGGATATTCCAGTGCTGGGCATGCTGCCCAAGGTGGCCCACAATCCGATCCCCGAGCGTCATATGGGCTTGATGTCGGATCAGGAATATGATGGGGCGGTCTATGGTAATGAGCAAAAAGCCCTTGAGAGCATAGCTGATTTAGCAGAGGAGTGGCTTGATCTCGATGCCATTGCTGGAATAGCCAGAAGTGCTCCTGATATTGCTTCGCCGGAAAAGGCTTTGTTTCCAGATGCTTCCAGCAAGGGAAAAGTTCGTATTGGGTATGTTCATGATGCAGCACTTTGGTTTTACTATCCGGAGAATCTTGAGGCGTTAGAGCATGCTGGTGCAGAGTTGGTTCGTCTCAGTCTGTTGTCGGGTGCGCCGTGGCCTGAGTTGGATGGATTGTATCTGGGTGGAGGTTTTCCGGAGATGTTCGCTCAACGTATTTCTGAAAATACAATGGCACTTCAGGCCATCAAAATGTTGGCGGTGTCAGGGCGACCTATTTATGCGGAATGTGGCGGCTTTATGGTTCTATGTGATTTCCTGGAGTATGGCGGACACACCTTCCCTATGACAGGGGTCTTTCCTGTGGGGACCACATTTTGCGAGCGGCCACAAGGTTTGGGGTATACAGAAGCCGTTTCAATCAGGGAAACTCCTTTCTATTCTGAAGGAGCGGTGGTCCGAGGACATGAATTTCATTATTCCGTCTGCCTCGATCATGCATCTAAAGAGCTTGATTTTACAATGAAAATGCTCCGAGGCAAGGGGATTTTAGAAAGCCAAGACGGACTCCTTTATCAAAAGACGCTTGCGGGGTATAATCATACCCATGCTCTGGCCGTTCCTGATTGGGCACCTCGTTTTGTTGCAGCGGCCCAAAGCGGAAAGGAGCTTTCTTGAAAGACCTGTCATGAATGAAAAGTGAGAATATGGAATATTTCAAAAAACTATACGAAAAACGAGGTGGACAGGGCGCTCCGGCTCCTTCTTTTACCACAGATTGGCCGTGGCTGATCCTTTATGGAGCGTGCGTCTATTTGGTCGTTTTCTTTTTCAGATTCGGGTTTGCCGACCGGTGGGATGCCTCTGAATTATGGGTCAATGGGGAACGGATTCTTGCTACCCATGATGCCTATTTCTGGTTGGCAAAAGCCAAGGGCATAGGGAGTCTTGCCGGGTATCCGCTTGCTCAGGCCGCCCACTTCATACACTCTGTCACTGGTGTGGGACTGGGAACGCTCGGCTTTTGGGCCCCCGCTTTCATGGGAGCTTGTGTCGGAGTTATCTGTTTCCTGTGGGGCTGGCTTATCAGCGGCAAACAGGGCGGTATCATTGCGGGTGTCATTGGGAGTCTCACTCCTGGCTTCTTCTATAGAAGCCGTTTGGGATACTTTGATACGGATATGTTCACGCTGCTTATGCCCATGTTCGTTGCATGGCTTTTGGCCGTATGGTCCTTGAATCATACTCGGTTTTCCTGGGACTGGGAAGGAGGCGCAGAAGAGAACTCTCGACAAAGCCGCATGAAGTTCGGGTTGTGGCAGGCTTTCTCCTTTGGTGTTCTCACCCGATTCTGTCTTGTCTGGCATATTGATATCGCAAATGTCTGTGTTTTATATTTCCTTTTCACCACCGTCTATGTGTTAGTTCGTGGAGAAAAAGGGCAGAGGACACACGCTATTCATGAGTTGGGCATCTTTATGCTGGCTGCTTTTCCGGGAGCGGCGTACGGGCAGCTCTGGCTTTTCCCTTCATTGTATGCGCCGTTTACCCATCTTTTCCAGGTGACGCCGTTTATTTATTCAACAATTATGGGAATTGGCTTCGCTCTTCTTTATCTGATTGCTGTGAACATTGGTCGTTCCAGAAACTCGTCCTGGGTCAAAAATCCGATACTCTGTGGTGCCATTTTTTTGGTGTTGATCTATTTGGTGAATCTTATTGTTGCACCCTTCCCAGCCATTTTTGAAAAACTTGCAGGATACCTGACTCCCACAGCCCCGCATGGGGAGGCAAGTGGGACGGAAGCCCTTGGTCCGATTTATCCGTCCATTGTCCAGAGCATCATAGAGGCAAAAAGAGTTGCGCTTTCAATTATTCTTGAGAGAGGGTTGTTTGAAGCATGGCTTGGAGGGCTTGCGTTATTGATGACTGTGGGCGTTGTCATTGTCCGTCCTGTTGCAGTCTTTTTATTGCCGTTGATCGTGTTACATCTTGCCAGTGTCAAGCTGGGGGTCCGGTTCTCCATGTTTGGCGGTGCTGCGTTGAGTGTTTGCTTTGGCGTTGGGGTTTACTGGATTTCTAAGAAGGCTTTTTCCGGTTTGCCTCTCAAAAAATGGTTCATCCTTGGTTCCCAATGCCTGGTTGCCGCGCTTTTTCTCTGGTTTATTCATGGGCGGTATTCAAAGATTCCGCTCACCCCTGTTATCCCTGCTCTTCATGCGGAAGCGCTGGTTGAGTTGGCGGCGCATTCCTCGCCGGATTCCGTGGTCTGGACCTGGTGGGACTGGGGCTATGCCACACAATACTATGCAGGGCGCAATACTGTTGCAGATGGTGGTAAACACGCCGGGCGGGATGTTTATCCACTGGCGTTTGCCTTGACGACAGACTCCCCGAAAAAAGCCAATGGCATGATAGCTTTCAGTTCCCAATATCCTGGCGAGGGCCGTGATTGGGTCGGGCTGTATCCTGCCCGTCAGTGGGATTCCATTCCCCGGTCAAAGTTGTCGGAAACTCTTGATGAGCAGATATCCAAGGAAACGTATCCGGCGCGGCCGGGCCAATTTCTGGTTGTGACCTGGAAAGACATCAGAATAGCGCAATGGATTACCTATTTCGGGAATTGGAATCTTCAAACAGGGACAACGAAGCAGGCCGCCATCGGCAGTTATGATCCGGGAAAGCTTGGGGTCAATGTGCAACGCGGAGCCATCATGACCCGAAACGGGAATGGTGGTTTGGTTCGGGATATCGCTGTTCTTGGGTCTGGTGCTGTTGAGAGAAAGGAATACTTCATGAATAGCATGTCGCCAAGACTGCTTCCTGTCAAAAGGCATCTCCTTGTCAATAGTGTCTCCAAACAGTGCGTCCTCATGGATAGGCTTGCTTACAGAAGCATGTTGACCCGCCTGTTGATCGGTGATCCTGACGACCCGGAGATTAGCAAATATTTCAAATTAGTCGTGGATAAATTGCCCTTTGCAAGAATCTACGAAGTCATACAATAACAAAGAGAGTACATATGACCATT comes from the Pseudodesulfovibrio piezophilus C1TLV30 genome and includes:
- a CDS encoding diguanylate cyclase, which translates into the protein MLKSFSFIAALIIIAALALEDVIELQLAHKNRNEQRVAVSLQIATLRANIEKEIVDNLTTIHGVADFISVTPDIDQKKFTQYAYGALHSKTLLKNIGAAPDLIMSFVYPIKGNEKIIGVDYRTLPKQWPQVKHVRDSGKMLVAGPLSLIQGGTGLIGRAPVVVREGTKEKFWGIVSAVIDADQLFERVNFSGLKDLDIALRGVDGQGEHGEIFKGRGTLFSPESESIKMSVNLPSGSWIIAAVPKEGWITSSPISPYSRLLLASFTAITLVLTYKGMKKNHEIQRTRKSLNEAQAIARLGSWELDVRTDRLWWSDEVYRILGVAKEDVTPVTEEFFSMVHPIDRETVEKEFHDAILNQEPYSREHKIVRPNKEIRVIHGQGKGEYDTAGKLIRTTGTILDVTERAVAREKLRNEQAKIKAMAEASYDSLVMVDAKGIVLFWSPAAETMFGWSNEEAIGSEIHDLIAPLHYHEEAKSGLKEFALTGTGKVMESIMEFDALRKDKSIIPVERSVSSFQIDNDFFAVGILRDVTERKKLEKELTLLARTDKMTSLYNRGYFMELAEHEIDRSLRYNTSLAIIMFDADKFKNINDQYGHDIGDKVLIRIAETVTSVVRKADVVGRLGGEEFAVLLPETSMLDAQKVAEKIRVRIQTESIATPRSGNVSCTVSLGIAEFNESIGDVELLLKLADTALYRAKAAGRNRWECATMNDYHFNI
- a CDS encoding methyl-accepting chemotaxis protein — its product is MSIRLKLLLMVCLPISAIVIILAEGLTSFYIINGHMIETNTLNVDRATMIDADRDAYQAEAAATNSIKVTSAEALQAANESNKENTQQTWDRIIGPSKNFTPNMLGSLNEFKSNYAQWKQSNTTLFDLAQKTLAGNLQRDEEEKQALASFDSMRDIIDKLGQIIDNKLAATEIDPTQRRRLETALSKVLNADRDAYQAYVAQLLITKLSDPDKIHDLAKTWVENVGQTKSRVNQGADLVGNDAEALKTDFNELFSGWETHSKAAVSLTQANLENNLMKLQALTEGTEHFEKMRSSIDRLGELEFMRIEKEVADFGDTINKTVIIYVIVALFFIVISLILTFIVSTRVSVAMKKSADVAEALAKGDLTVTIDVERNDEIGQMSRSMNHMIDKLNSIVRDVQDAAGSVAAGSEELASSSETLSHGATQQASAVEEVSSAMEEMSSSISQNTESSSKTEDIARKTASEGKRGGEAVKQTVEAMRLIAEKISIIEEIARQTNLLALNAAIEAARAGEQGKGFAVVAAEVRKLAERSGSAAAEIGELSASSVDVAKKAGGMLATIVPNIEQTAELVQEITAASNEQNVGATEINTALQQLDNVVQANAGSSEEIASTAEELSSQAMQLEQAIGFFHIRHTTLPQKETTKAPPSHSATAPAQPQPLGIEMDMGMNDMDDDTFERF
- a CDS encoding YkgJ family cysteine cluster protein; amino-acid sequence: MQNSNDNTTGCRRCGDCCRNGGPALHAQDLPLIEDGTIPLADIVTLRPGERAYDQIAENVLPLTEEILKIKGRDGKWTCTFYSPEGRACGMYDTRPIECEELFCRDTAPLAAIYDKERLTRSDLLPKGHPLLELIEEHNAKCNPLLMEETAKKAREGNAPAGADLMEMVLFDRELRRLVTEKSGMAADTTDFLFGRPLRVLLRTMNINVYEVGDSIRFGFAQGDKE
- the dsrA gene encoding dissimilatory-type sulfite reductase subunit alpha, producing the protein MAKHKTPLLDQLESGPWPSFVSDIKWEAENRAKNEKGLDYQVAVDCPEDLLGVLEMSYTDGETHWKHGGIVGVFGYGGGVIGRYCDQPEMFPGVAHFHTVRVAQPMGMWYKTDFLRSLMDIWDLRGSGLTNMHGATGDVVLLGTSTPQLEEIFWELTHNLDADLGGSGSNLRTPASCMGMSRCEYACYDAQELCYNLTMEYQDELHRPAFPYKFKFKFDGCPNGCVASIARSDMAFIGTFKGAIKIDQEVVAAYVGGEIAPNAGAHAGRDWGAFDIKKEVVDLCPSQCLSYEDGKLVMDHKECVRCMHCINTMPQALKIGDERGLSILCGAKAPILDGPQMGSLLVPFIEADKDDDFQAIKDIIENVWDWWMDEGKNRERIGETMKRLGFAALADAAGIAADPRHVQEPRHNPYIFWKADDVKGGWDRDLAAFRERHQR
- the dsrB gene encoding dissimilatory-type sulfite reductase subunit beta, with product MAFISSGYNPSKPMEGRISDIGPRHFSEFLPPVIAKNFGKWEYHEILEPGVLCHTAESGDKAYTVRCGSARLVSVSYVRELCDIADKFCGGHLRFTTRNNVEFILDDKQAALDLKAYLNSQKFEGGSYKFPVGGTGAGVTNIVHTQGWVHCHTPATDASGTVKVTMDAVFDQFQDMKLPAPVRISMACCLNMCGAVHCSDIAILGVHRKPPLIDHEYLDNLCEIPLAVAACPTGAVRPTKVELEGKTYKTVAIKEERCMFCGNCYTMCPSLPLSDGEGDGIAIMVGGKISNRITKPSFSKVVVPFVPNEPPRWPTMTKVIKKILEVYAEEANKYERLGDWANRIGWERFFEKCELEFSAHLIDDFRDPAYYTWRQTTQFKW
- a CDS encoding dissimilatory sulfite reductase D family protein codes for the protein MALDPEAAKAEIIAFCESKSKNKSKFYFNDFSKLFPDEKTRAVKKLLTQLVQEEKMVFWSSGSTTMYGLAGAGKQAASEGED